One stretch of Deltaproteobacteria bacterium DNA includes these proteins:
- a CDS encoding 2-hydroxyacyl-CoA dehydratase has translation MAEEKKIVRKKIQAGDMMNRIMADYFYDLNEAATTGRRKVAWCTSVGPAELLRAMGFAVHFPENHGAMLGATRMSTDMIPEANAIGYSPDICSYLTADIGSFLKGVTPLSKAYKGIESVPKPDVLVYNTNQCRDVQDWFAWYSARLGVPAIGVTSPKNVNDVTDAHIDDVTRQIQALVPALEEISGAKLDMDRLRETVSLSRECTELWKKVLETATAAPAPLTFFDGTIHMGPAVVLRGTQLAIDYYKVLLAELEQRIRDGVGAVDEESSRIYWEGMPVWGRLRQHSELFAGLKSNVIASTYCSSWIFPSFDGNDPFRSMAKAYLELFIVRSDRYKEKYIQGMLDKFRIDGIVYHDAKTCPYNSNSRYGLPQRVEEATGVPSLVISGDLNDLRCVSDEQTKTNVEAFIEQIAEGK, from the coding sequence ATGGCTGAGGAGAAGAAGATCGTGCGGAAGAAGATCCAGGCCGGGGACATGATGAACCGGATCATGGCCGACTACTTCTACGACCTGAACGAGGCGGCGACCACCGGCAGGCGGAAGGTCGCCTGGTGCACCAGCGTGGGGCCGGCGGAGCTGCTCCGTGCGATGGGGTTCGCGGTCCACTTCCCGGAGAACCACGGCGCGATGCTCGGCGCCACCCGCATGTCCACCGACATGATCCCGGAGGCGAACGCGATCGGGTACTCCCCGGACATCTGCTCGTATCTCACCGCCGACATCGGCTCCTTCCTGAAGGGGGTGACCCCCCTCTCGAAGGCGTACAAGGGGATCGAGTCGGTGCCCAAGCCCGACGTACTCGTCTACAACACCAACCAGTGCCGCGACGTCCAGGACTGGTTCGCCTGGTACTCCGCCCGGCTGGGGGTCCCCGCGATCGGCGTCACCTCCCCGAAGAACGTGAACGACGTGACCGACGCGCACATCGACGACGTCACCCGGCAGATCCAGGCGCTGGTCCCCGCCCTGGAGGAGATCTCGGGAGCGAAGCTCGACATGGACCGCCTGCGGGAGACGGTGTCGCTCTCCCGGGAGTGCACCGAGCTGTGGAAGAAGGTGCTGGAGACGGCGACCGCGGCCCCCGCGCCGCTCACGTTCTTCGACGGCACCATCCACATGGGGCCGGCGGTGGTCCTCCGGGGGACGCAACTGGCGATCGACTACTACAAGGTCCTCCTCGCGGAGCTCGAACAGCGGATCCGCGACGGCGTGGGCGCGGTGGACGAGGAGTCGTCGCGCATCTACTGGGAAGGGATGCCGGTGTGGGGGCGGCTGCGGCAGCACTCGGAGCTGTTCGCGGGGCTCAAATCGAACGTCATCGCCTCCACCTACTGCAGCAGCTGGATCTTCCCCTCCTTCGACGGGAACGACCCGTTCCGGAGCATGGCGAAGGCGTACCTCGAGCTGTTCATCGTCCGGTCCGACCGGTACAAGGAGAAGTACATCCAGGGGATGCTGGACAAGTTCCGGATCGACGGGATCGTCTACCACGACGCCAAGACGTGCCCCTACAACTCGAACAGCCGGTACGGGCTCCCCCAGCGGGTCGAGGAGGCCACCGGAGTCCCGAGCCTGGTGATCTCCGGGGACCTGAACGACCTGCGGTGCGTCTCGGACGAGCAGACGAAGACGAACGTGGAAGCGTTCATCGAACAGATCGCGGAGGGGAAGTGA